The following coding sequences are from one Cercospora beticola chromosome 4, complete sequence window:
- a CDS encoding uncharacterized protein (MEROPS:MER0001269), with protein sequence MEKSSLPIAEEPRAPVTSSSWKQRGLRAGLLTLIGGLAFYNGLSGDTVHHIGSIVRGGHKHDGSSTKHQCNQVPALWPSQDAKLQHAYDFLFTPQFENASIARLSGAVQVRTESFDDLGKIGEDKRWDVFYPFHDYLEATFPRIHKELKVEKVNTHGLVYTWQGSDASKKPVVLMAHQDVVPVDPDTVDSWTHPPWSGYYDGEQIWGRGASDCKNQLIGTLETLEVLLEAGYEPKRTIVLSFGFDEESSGREGAGHLAPFLLERYGKDGVAALVDEGMGYTEAFGRGFAVPGVAEKGYTDVDITVRTPGGHSSVPRDHTSIGILSEIITLIESQQYPTYLDGENPFLGLLQCSAQHAPDFPKKLKKLLGSHSTGGKQACSKKHHDKLAIEVAKVNPLAKYLMQTSQAVDLIHGGTKTNALPETAVATVNHRINIGDQPETIFNHLAQILKPVAKKYNLTLHAFDGEAAAYNSISLGPRHTVLRPAPVTPTNTDSVTPYAVLSGTIRALHGEDTIVAPAIMTGNTDTRYYWNLTRHIFRFGPGYIKETASDLGNIHTVDESIAVTNHLKVVRWFTLFLRNIDEAQFADE encoded by the exons ATGGAGAAGTCCAGCCTCCCCATCGCCGAAGAGCCACGCGCTCCAGTTACTAGCAGCAGTTGGAAGCAGAGAGGCTTGAGAGCTGGCCTCCTCACGCTCATCGGCGGCCTCGCCTTTTACAATGGACTAAGCGGAGATACTGTGCATCACATCGGCAGCATTGTGCGTGGGGGCCACAAGCACGACGGCAGTTCCACCAAGCACCAATGCAATCAAGTCCCGGCCTTATGGCCATCTCAGGACGCGAAGCTGCAACACGCCTACGATTTCCTCTTCACACCACAATTCGAGAACGCTTCCATCGCTCGCTTGTCTGGCGCTGTGCAGGTCAGGACGGAGTCCTTCGATGATCTGGGCAAGATTGGAGAGGACAAGAGGTGGGATGTGTTCTATCCCTTCCACGACTACCTCGAGGCTACATTCCCTCGCATCCACAAAGAGCTCAAGGTGGAGAAGGTAAACACGCACGGGCTGGTGTACACATGGCAGGGAAGCGATGCGAGCAAGAAGCCTGTAGTGCTTATGGCTCACCAGGATGTGGTGCCTGTGGACCCAGACACAGTTGACTCGTGGACGCATCCTCCATGGAGCGGATACTATGATGGCGAGCAGATTTGGGGTCGCGGCGCGAGTGATTGCAAGAATCAGCTCATCGGTACTCTCGAAACGCTTGAAGTGCTTCTCGAAGCTGGGTATGAGCCGAAGCGAACCATCGTGCTGTCTTTTGGCTTCGATGAAGAAAGCTCTGGCCGTGAAGGTGCTGGTCACCTTGCGCCATTCCTGTTGGAGCGCTATGGAAAGGACGGCGTGGCAGCTCTTGTCGACGAAGGTATGGGATACACAGAAGCCTTTGGGCGTGGTTTTGCTGTTCCGGGCGTGGCAGAGAAGGGCTACACAGATGTTGACATTACTGTTCGCACTCCTGGAGGTCACAGCTCTGTTCCCCGAGACCACACAAGCATTGGCATTCTCAGTGAGATCATCACTTTGATTGAGAGCCAGCAGTATCCGACTTATCTTGATGGCGAGAACCCCTTCCTCGGTCTGCTGCAGTGCTCTGCTCAGCATGCGCCCGACTTTccaaagaagctcaagaagctgTTAGGCTCGCATAGCACTGGCGGCAAGCAGGCTTGTTCTAAGAAGCACCACGACAAACTTGCCATCGAAGTTGCCAAAGTCAACCCGCTGGCCAAGTACTTAATGCAGACTTCTCAAGCTGTGGACTTGATTCACGGAGGCACAAAGACCAACGCTCTGCCTGAGACTGCAGTCGCGACTGTCAATCACCGCATCAATATTGGGGACCAGCCAGAGACCATCTTCAATCACCTTGCTCAGATATTGAAGCCGGTTGCCAAGAAGTACAATTTGACGCTGCATGCTTTCGATGGCGAGGCAGCGGCCTATAACTCTATTTCTCTCGGTCCGCGACATACAGTTCTTAGACCTGCACCTGTCACTCCGACCAACACTGATTCTGTCACGCCATATGCAGTGCTATCTGGCACGATCCGCGCATTGCACGGAGAAGACACTATCGTCGCGCCTGCTATCATGACTGGTAACACGGATACACGATACTATTGGAACTTGACTAGGCACA TCTTTAGATTCGGTCCCGGCTACATCAAGGAGACGGCATCTGATCTCGGCAACATCCACACCGTGGACGAAAGTATTGCTGTGACGAACCATCTTAAGGTTGTAAGGTGGTTTACCCTGTTCTTGAGGAACATTGACGAAGCTCAGTTTGCGGACGAGTGA